Part of the Sinorhizobium terangae genome is shown below.
GCTCGCTCGGTTTTCCGACCAGTGGCAGCCGCGCGTGATCGCGGAAATCAACGACTATCAGGTCAAGATCGTTCGCATCGAGGGCGATATCGTCTGGCATCCAGAAACGGATGAGGCCTTCATCGTGTTGGACGGCACGCTTCGGATCGATTTCCGGGACGGTTCGGTCAACGTCGGCCCGGGCGAGATGTACGTCGTACCGAAGGGCGTCGAGCACAAGCCATTTGCCGACCGTGAGGTGAAGATGCTGCTCATCGAACCGCGCGGCATCCTGAACACCGGGCATGAGGGCGGTGAGCGCACGGCTGAAAACGATCTCTGGATCTGACACAGAGGATGTGGCCATGGCTGGAGATCTCGCTCTCCTTGTTCTTGCCGCGCTGCCGCTGATGGGCAGTCCGGGTCCAGCAACGCTCAGCCTCGCCGGCATGGGCGCGGCCCACGGCGT
Proteins encoded:
- a CDS encoding cupin domain-containing protein, producing MDASKRTYAPVNCQDKLARFSDQWQPRVIAEINDYQVKIVRIEGDIVWHPETDEAFIVLDGTLRIDFRDGSVNVGPGEMYVVPKGVEHKPFADREVKMLLIEPRGILNTGHEGGERTAENDLWI